One Nostoc sp. UHCC 0302 DNA window includes the following coding sequences:
- a CDS encoding GUN4 domain-containing protein, which produces MLTKHQRQLITYENISIYERSYQLPVLKSSGVKAVQKKIRERQKLIKEGIRYHHQFGGIIKRKEQVSQGEIFDEIQLFIKDYSHIIDFLERYKDSYHAFLLNLTDDLKSLFKQKYLEIKNLEDERSKLELKNHKNPKILDELRWEKQENFKAVLLLSNAYFLMLEKISLLGEGIKNLAEDTKIQKEIVQQIVKDLEIHQEIYEYQRKAYKIRQEIAKIAHTAINFENSLQDYFTPFQSLIDEVVKVDEYFYATVGDIKNLGDNILKDQSNLFNLEETEAISETFLDFMVTSYEKKARLKDAFTQSQLLNWQINNFDLSENGVFLDKGIDLISDYISKQLTDQRKVLDITEVSYVSTVPLSAVKKTGLIGLTNNSVTLIKDFPSNKDIDYTQLQYLLAQHKWKEADIETTKLMLKVMKKSYWNEVYKEDIENFSCQELYTIDRLWEQHSYGYFGFRIQQTIWSQMGGQVDYETEKRLGDRLGWRKEGNWLDYEQLTFKLSPMTPMGHLPAKWLHYDEQNFDLSAKSSTEHLSMGSWRVRSWLVWQMHLFFSRVKSCNENLLCVNRTFVNNRKN; this is translated from the coding sequence ATGCTAACCAAACATCAAAGACAACTAATTACTTACGAAAATATTTCAATTTACGAACGAAGTTATCAATTACCCGTTCTTAAAAGTAGCGGTGTAAAAGCAGTTCAGAAAAAAATTAGAGAACGTCAAAAATTAATTAAAGAAGGTATTCGATATCATCATCAATTTGGCGGAATAATTAAGCGAAAAGAACAAGTTAGCCAGGGAGAAATTTTTGACGAAATCCAATTATTTATTAAGGACTATAGTCATATTATTGATTTTTTAGAAAGATATAAGGATAGTTATCATGCTTTTTTACTAAATCTTACAGACGATTTGAAAAGTTTATTCAAACAAAAATATTTGGAAATAAAAAATTTAGAAGATGAAAGAAGTAAATTAGAACTAAAAAATCATAAAAATCCCAAAATACTTGATGAACTAAGATGGGAAAAACAAGAAAACTTTAAAGCAGTTTTACTTTTGAGCAATGCTTATTTTTTAATGTTAGAAAAAATTAGCTTGCTTGGTGAAGGAATTAAAAACCTTGCAGAAGATACCAAAATTCAAAAAGAAATTGTTCAACAAATAGTTAAAGATTTAGAAATACATCAAGAGATTTACGAATATCAAAGAAAAGCCTATAAGATTCGTCAAGAAATAGCAAAAATTGCCCATACTGCAATCAATTTTGAAAATTCTTTACAAGATTATTTTACTCCCTTTCAATCTTTAATAGATGAAGTCGTAAAAGTAGATGAATATTTTTACGCAACTGTTGGAGATATTAAAAATCTAGGGGATAATATTTTAAAGGATCAGTCAAACTTATTTAATCTTGAAGAAACCGAGGCAATATCTGAAACTTTTCTCGATTTCATGGTGACGAGTTATGAGAAAAAAGCCAGATTAAAAGATGCTTTTACTCAATCTCAATTATTAAATTGGCAAATCAATAATTTTGATCTGAGCGAAAATGGCGTCTTTTTAGACAAGGGGATTGATTTAATATCTGACTATATATCCAAGCAACTCACTGATCAAAGAAAAGTGCTAGACATAACAGAAGTAAGTTATGTCTCTACAGTGCCTCTATCTGCTGTTAAAAAAACAGGATTGATTGGATTGACTAACAACAGTGTTACATTAATAAAAGACTTTCCCAGCAATAAAGATATTGATTATACTCAATTGCAGTACCTCCTCGCGCAGCATAAGTGGAAAGAAGCTGACATTGAAACCACTAAATTAATGCTAAAAGTCATGAAAAAAAGTTATTGGAATGAAGTTTATAAGGAAGATATTGAGAACTTTTCTTGTCAAGAACTCTACACTATTGATCGACTTTGGGAACAACATAGTTATGGTTATTTCGGCTTTAGGATTCAGCAAACTATCTGGAGCCAAATGGGTGGTCAAGTAGATTATGAAACAGAAAAGAGACTTGGCGATCGCCTTGGGTGGCGAAAAGAGGGAAACTGGTTAGACTATGAGCAACTAACTTTTAAATTGTCCCCTATGACACCAATGGGACACTTACCAGCCAAATGGTTACACTATGACGAACAAAACTTTGACTTATCCGCAAAATCATCTACAGAACACCTTTCAATGGGATCTTGGCGGGTCAGGTCTTGGTTAGTTTGGCAGATGCACTTATTCTTTTCTCGTGTAAAAAGTTGTAACGAAAATTTACTATGTGTTAATCGCACATTTGTTAACAATAGGAAAAATTAG
- a CDS encoding ATP-binding cassette domain-containing protein codes for MQAKTVHNQPITNTTSAFTQFWEDVKAIAGPYWYPTEAWGRAFPDVIRTWGMLIILILLIIMLVGVTAFNSFVSRYLLDIITEEKDFNKFLETLLVYGAALVGVTLLVGFSKFIRKQIALDWYQWLNNHILEKYLSNRAYYKINFKSDIDNPDQRISQEIEPLIRNALTFSATFLEKVLEMATFLVILWSLSQFIAVVLVVYTIIGNLIAVYLAQELNKIKQEELEFDADYTYGLTHVRNHAESIAFFQGEKKELNIIQRRFNNIIKSAKRKINWELTQDIFNRGYQAAIQIFPFIVFGPLQIRGEIEFGEIAQASLACNLFATAMAELIREFATSGRFSSYVQRLGEFSDAIEFVNKEPEKVSTIKTIEENHLAFENVTLQTPNYEQVIVEDLSLSVQPGEGLLIVGPSGRGKSSLLRAIAGLWNAGTGRLVRPPLEEVLFLPQRPYIILGTLREQLIYPNTNRQMSNAELEEVLQQVNLQNLLSRIDGFDTEAPWENILSLGEQQRLAFARLLVTHPRFTILDEATSALDLNNEENLYQQLQETKTTFISVGHRESLFNYHQWVLELSQDSSWELVTVQDYRLKKAKEIEANLPEKSKPTIDVLANNKPQIQPEISMGIDTLVGLSHKEMQALTDSTINTIRSKASLGKLITTKDGFTYRYDKNPQVLKWVRV; via the coding sequence ATGCAAGCCAAAACCGTTCACAATCAACCTATAACAAATACTACTTCAGCTTTTACTCAATTTTGGGAAGATGTCAAAGCGATCGCAGGCCCTTACTGGTATCCTACAGAGGCATGGGGAAGAGCATTTCCAGACGTAATTCGTACATGGGGAATGCTCATTATCCTAATATTATTAATAATAATGCTCGTCGGTGTCACTGCCTTTAATAGCTTTGTTAGCCGATATTTGCTAGATATCATTACTGAAGAAAAAGATTTTAATAAATTTCTTGAGACGTTATTAGTTTATGGTGCTGCCCTTGTCGGCGTAACGCTCTTAGTAGGCTTTTCTAAATTTATTAGAAAACAAATCGCTCTTGATTGGTATCAATGGCTAAATAATCATATTTTAGAAAAATATTTGAGCAATCGTGCCTATTATAAAATCAATTTTAAATCCGATATTGATAATCCAGATCAACGAATATCCCAAGAAATCGAACCGCTGATTAGAAATGCTCTCACTTTTTCGGCTACTTTCCTAGAAAAAGTGCTGGAAATGGCAACTTTTTTAGTAATTCTCTGGTCTCTTTCCCAATTTATTGCAGTTGTATTGGTTGTTTATACGATAATAGGCAATTTAATTGCTGTTTATTTGGCTCAAGAATTAAATAAGATTAAACAAGAGGAACTAGAATTTGATGCAGACTATACTTATGGACTGACTCATGTTCGTAATCATGCTGAATCAATAGCTTTCTTTCAGGGAGAAAAAAAAGAATTAAATATAATCCAGCGAAGATTTAATAATATTATTAAAAGTGCTAAACGCAAGATTAATTGGGAGTTAACTCAGGATATTTTTAACAGAGGATATCAGGCGGCTATCCAAATATTTCCATTTATAGTATTCGGGCCTTTACAGATTAGAGGTGAAATTGAATTTGGAGAAATTGCCCAAGCCAGTTTAGCTTGTAATTTGTTTGCTACTGCTATGGCAGAATTAATTAGAGAATTTGCAACTTCGGGACGATTTTCGAGTTACGTTCAGCGTTTGGGTGAGTTTTCAGATGCGATAGAATTTGTTAACAAAGAGCCAGAGAAAGTAAGTACGATTAAAACAATCGAAGAAAACCATCTTGCTTTTGAGAATGTGACTTTACAAACGCCCAACTATGAGCAGGTGATTGTTGAAGATTTGTCATTGTCTGTTCAGCCAGGAGAAGGTTTATTGATTGTTGGGCCTAGTGGTCGAGGTAAAAGCTCTCTGCTGAGAGCGATCGCTGGTTTGTGGAACGCAGGGACTGGTCGTCTCGTGCGACCTCCCCTAGAAGAAGTGTTGTTTCTACCCCAACGTCCTTATATAATTTTGGGGACTTTACGCGAACAGTTAATATATCCTAATACCAATCGTCAAATGAGCAACGCAGAACTCGAAGAAGTTTTGCAACAAGTTAATCTGCAAAACTTGTTAAGTCGAATCGATGGCTTTGATACCGAAGCTCCTTGGGAAAATATATTATCGCTGGGAGAACAACAACGCCTTGCCTTTGCACGATTGCTAGTTACTCATCCTAGATTCACTATATTAGATGAAGCAACGAGTGCTTTAGATTTGAATAATGAAGAAAATTTATATCAACAGTTACAAGAGACAAAAACAACATTTATCAGTGTTGGACATAGAGAAAGTTTGTTTAATTATCATCAATGGGTTTTGGAACTATCACAAGATTCCAGTTGGGAACTTGTAACAGTCCAGGATTATCGACTTAAAAAAGCAAAAGAAATTGAAGCAAATCTTCCCGAAAAATCTAAACCTACAATAGATGTTTTAGCCAATAATAAACCCCAAATTCAGCCTGAAATATCGATGGGCATAGACACACTTGTAGGGCTTTCTCATAAGGAAATGCAAGCATTAACAGACTCCACCATTAACACTATCAGAAGCAAAGCTAGCCTTGGGAAGTTAATTACTACTAAGGATGGTTTCACCTACCGCTATGACAAAAACCCACAGGTATTGAAATGGGTAAGAGTTTAG
- the hphA gene encoding 2-benzylmalate synthase HphA — translation METLPIIISDETLRDGEQQAGIFFSYSTKQKLAHLIAQTGIDRLAIMPRVHEQEEELVKSLVSEGLDSLIAAATMTGKQYIDQAKMYGVKRIILFYGLSDRLLFLRDPQIRLLNEFKGKTIDDDIPKKVIDRIRQNAIDLIVENLHYATTVAGLTVDFAAEDASRADFDFLVQCIRSFSPYLDHFMLCDTVGVLTPEKSYIWINYLLQRTTGVAFGVHYHNDMGLALENTLQSVIAGATLVSGTFCGIGERAGNVANEQVLNGLRVRFGIEVKGINYDAIAAVTDYIEQLGIRPAAPYSQTAQRHESGIHVNSLFSDPQSYAALPYNTIEVLFGKWSGVSNFQYLFEKQLQNPQPRKQYEKMRSVIKSLAVEQERYFTAKEVLELWKNGVFK, via the coding sequence ATGGAAACCCTTCCTATCATAATTTCTGATGAAACTCTCCGGGATGGAGAACAACAAGCAGGCATTTTCTTCTCTTATTCAACTAAACAAAAACTCGCCCATCTAATTGCCCAAACTGGAATAGATAGACTAGCCATTATGCCCCGTGTTCATGAGCAAGAAGAAGAGCTAGTCAAATCATTAGTATCGGAGGGATTGGATAGTCTGATTGCTGCTGCTACCATGACGGGAAAGCAGTACATTGATCAAGCCAAAATGTACGGAGTTAAGCGCATCATCCTTTTTTACGGTCTTTCCGATCGCCTGCTATTTCTGCGAGATCCTCAGATCCGTTTGTTGAACGAGTTTAAAGGAAAAACCATTGATGATGATATCCCAAAAAAAGTAATCGATAGAATTCGCCAAAACGCCATTGATTTAATTGTCGAAAATTTACACTATGCCACTACAGTTGCTGGACTGACTGTAGACTTTGCCGCCGAGGATGCCTCAAGAGCCGATTTTGACTTTTTAGTGCAATGTATCCGTTCTTTTAGCCCTTATCTCGACCATTTTATGCTCTGTGATACAGTCGGAGTCCTCACTCCAGAAAAGAGCTATATCTGGATTAACTACCTGCTACAACGTACAACTGGGGTTGCTTTCGGGGTACACTACCACAATGACATGGGCTTGGCTCTGGAAAATACTCTCCAGTCTGTCATAGCTGGAGCAACTTTAGTATCGGGTACGTTTTGCGGAATTGGTGAACGAGCCGGAAATGTTGCGAACGAACAAGTATTAAATGGGTTGCGAGTCCGCTTCGGAATTGAAGTCAAAGGGATTAATTATGATGCGATCGCCGCCGTGACTGATTACATTGAGCAATTGGGAATTCGTCCAGCTGCACCTTACTCTCAAACTGCTCAACGCCACGAATCAGGCATCCATGTCAATTCTTTGTTTAGCGACCCTCAAAGCTATGCTGCTTTGCCTTACAACACCATAGAAGTTCTCTTCGGTAAATGGAGTGGAGTCAGTAATTTTCAATATCTATTTGAAAAGCAACTACAAAATCCTCAACCAAGGAAGCAATATGAAAAAATGCGCTCAGTGATTAAATCTCTTGCTGTTGAGCAAGAACGCTATTTTACAGCCAAGGAGGTATTAGAGTTATGGAAAAATGGAGTCTTTAAATAA
- a CDS encoding amino acid adenylation domain-containing protein, translating to MTMTQNQQVVSLMLRLQNMGCKIWAEDDKLRLRSSKNALTSELKQEIQANKADILAFLNSAKAKAVMAEEIPALADDAPKPLSFAQQRLWLLAQLQGSSASYNMPIALQLKGNLNIDALHSSLAYLLNRHESLRMYFPTVAGQPQVAIANLEDIEVLTYQVLGTGDTSTSSVHRWGLGTWNQETNVQRFIDAHVQEPFDLNTGPLFKAKLLQLKVYPERSRREQKYVLLINMHHIISDGWSMGVFVRELRQAYTAFAQGHTPNLAPLPIQYSDYATWQRNWLQGQVLETQINYWKNQLGDAPPLLELPTDYPRPALQSYRGDRYTYSLTSELTNAVKTFSQQQGASLYMTLLAALSILLARYSRQNDLCIGSPIANRTHSQTDSLIGFFVNTLVLRNQMQSEQSFTEFLQQTRQTCLDAYSHQDIPFEVLVEKLQPERSMSYNPLFQVMFALENNESPDLSLPGLEIQWLGVKGAIAKFDLTLMVMEYDNQLNCSWEYATDLFEKVAIQGMAEQFEVLLKRIIDNPQQPINTLPLITAAELLQLQRWNQTQTDYPHDKTLVELFEAQVAKNPDNLALVFESQSLTYQQLNQKANQLAHYLIQNHQIQPDDLIGICVERSLEMIIGVLGILKAGGAYVPIDPNYPQERIKFMLEDSGTSVLLTQSFLKHQLPLAELKHICQAICLDEETFTAELSDNPSSQSTPDSLAYVIYTSGSTGQPKGAMIEHRAIVNLSLAWAKTFQVKQNSRLLQFGSFSFDLSVAEIATTFVTGACLYLAKKETLLPSQTLVDFLTHHKISHGFLSPSALSILPQATLPDLQCLTVGGEACSAELVSQWGTGRRLFNCYGPTESTVNAAISLCHPNGKKPPIGQPLSNIRIYILDAQNQPLPLGIPGELCIAGVGLARGYLNRPDLTAEKFIEVELFGKIERIYKTGDLARWGFDGNLEYLGRIDDQIKLRGFRIELGEIESILLQHSSVKEAIVTLYKTESNQSLIAYVTGITNDLSTQLKNHLKSRLPDYMIPTQIIVLDELPLTPNGKIDRKALPAPNGVIEGLYESPRNEVEQQLMQVWCAVLERQEIGIHDNFFDLGGHSLLAIKLLNNIQQVFEQQFSLSTLFQNPTISQLAKQLCHTEVQQLNPDLLSLQPQGDKTPLFFLPGANGHGFYFRDLAINLGTERPVYGLETPGRDELSALPESVAAHASQLIEALHQQQDKGPYILAGYSSGCAVAFEIASQLEQQGETVSLLAILDAGLVSKPEYFTDRAELDWIWQLIRRIEVLKGVSLELQYNDLAAQPNDQTRWELAAEYLYRNNVLPEHSTLSLLKTNMKVMKVLTLNYANYQPNHPISAPICLFRAQENHEIVLQELQAFSDYDLPDWGWQTHTKNPVKVISVPGNHGRMLYEPNVKLLATQLQRVILEEAEQK from the coding sequence ATGACTATGACACAAAATCAGCAAGTAGTTTCTTTAATGCTTCGTTTGCAGAACATGGGCTGCAAAATTTGGGCTGAAGATGATAAGTTACGGCTTCGTAGTAGTAAAAACGCCTTAACTTCTGAACTAAAGCAAGAAATTCAAGCCAACAAAGCAGATATATTAGCGTTCTTAAATTCTGCCAAAGCCAAAGCTGTCATGGCAGAGGAAATTCCGGCCTTAGCAGATGATGCCCCAAAGCCCCTTTCCTTTGCTCAACAACGCCTCTGGCTGTTAGCGCAACTCCAAGGGTCATCAGCTAGTTATAATATGCCGATCGCTTTACAACTAAAGGGCAATCTCAATATTGATGCTCTGCATTCTAGTTTGGCTTATCTGCTCAATCGGCACGAGAGTCTAAGGATGTATTTTCCTACAGTGGCGGGACAACCCCAAGTTGCGATCGCAAATTTAGAGGACATCGAAGTTTTAACGTACCAGGTACTGGGGACTGGGGACACTTCGACAAGCTCAGTGCATCGCTGGGGATTAGGGACTTGGAATCAAGAAACAAACGTTCAGCGTTTTATCGACGCTCATGTTCAAGAACCGTTTGACTTAAACACTGGCCCTTTGTTTAAAGCAAAACTGCTGCAATTGAAGGTTTATCCTGAGCGAAGCCGAAGGGAGCAGAAATATGTGTTGCTCATCAATATGCATCACATTATCAGTGATGGCTGGTCAATGGGGGTATTTGTGCGTGAGTTACGGCAAGCCTATACCGCCTTTGCCCAAGGTCATACTCCAAACCTTGCACCATTACCTATTCAATACAGTGACTATGCAACTTGGCAACGAAACTGGTTACAAGGGCAAGTATTAGAAACCCAGATTAATTACTGGAAAAATCAACTGGGTGATGCTCCCCCATTACTGGAGTTACCTACAGATTACCCCCGTCCAGCATTGCAAAGCTACCGAGGCGATCGCTATACTTACTCCCTAACGTCAGAATTGACCAATGCTGTTAAAACTTTCAGTCAACAGCAAGGTGCAAGTCTATATATGACCTTGTTGGCGGCTTTGAGTATTCTGCTGGCTCGTTACAGTCGCCAAAACGATCTGTGTATTGGTTCTCCCATTGCTAACCGCACCCATAGCCAAACTGATTCATTAATTGGCTTTTTTGTCAATACCCTGGTGCTGCGTAACCAAATGCAATCTGAGCAAAGTTTTACCGAGTTTCTGCAACAAACTCGCCAAACTTGTTTAGATGCATACTCTCATCAAGACATTCCTTTTGAGGTTCTGGTAGAAAAGCTACAACCAGAACGCAGCATGAGTTATAACCCATTATTTCAGGTGATGTTCGCACTGGAAAATAATGAAAGTCCCGACCTGAGTTTACCAGGATTAGAGATTCAATGGCTGGGAGTGAAGGGTGCGATCGCTAAGTTTGACTTAACACTTATGGTGATGGAATATGACAACCAGTTAAATTGCTCTTGGGAATATGCTACCGACCTTTTTGAAAAGGTTGCTATCCAAGGGATGGCAGAACAGTTTGAAGTTCTGCTGAAGAGAATTATTGATAATCCTCAACAACCTATCAATACTTTGCCTTTGATAACAGCAGCCGAACTGCTACAACTACAACGCTGGAATCAAACTCAAACTGACTATCCCCACGATAAAACTTTAGTTGAACTGTTTGAAGCCCAAGTTGCCAAAAATCCTGATAATCTTGCTTTAGTTTTTGAATCCCAAAGCCTAACTTACCAACAACTGAATCAAAAAGCGAACCAACTCGCTCATTATCTAATTCAAAATCACCAAATTCAGCCAGACGATTTAATTGGTATCTGCGTTGAACGTTCTTTGGAAATGATTATTGGTGTACTCGGTATCCTGAAAGCAGGCGGAGCTTATGTACCGATTGATCCCAATTATCCCCAAGAGCGGATTAAATTCATGTTAGAAGATTCTGGAACATCGGTGTTACTAACTCAAAGTTTCCTCAAGCACCAATTACCCCTGGCTGAGCTGAAACACATTTGTCAAGCCATTTGTTTAGATGAGGAAACTTTTACAGCAGAATTAAGCGATAATCCTAGTTCCCAAAGTACACCTGATAGTTTAGCTTATGTTATCTATACCTCTGGTTCAACAGGACAACCAAAAGGAGCGATGATTGAGCATCGCGCAATTGTCAATTTAAGTTTGGCTTGGGCGAAAACTTTTCAAGTTAAACAAAACAGCCGTTTGCTTCAGTTTGGTTCTTTTAGTTTTGATCTATCTGTTGCTGAAATTGCGACTACCTTCGTCACTGGTGCTTGCTTGTATCTTGCTAAAAAAGAAACCTTGTTACCCAGTCAAACCTTAGTTGATTTCTTAACTCATCACAAAATTTCTCACGGCTTTTTATCTCCTTCAGCCTTATCTATCTTACCTCAAGCAACCTTACCCGATTTGCAATGTCTAACCGTTGGTGGTGAAGCTTGTTCAGCAGAATTGGTGTCACAGTGGGGAACGGGACGGCGTTTATTTAATTGCTACGGGCCTACAGAATCTACAGTTAATGCTGCGATTTCTCTTTGTCATCCTAATGGCAAAAAACCGCCCATTGGTCAACCATTATCTAATATTCGCATTTACATTTTAGATGCTCAAAATCAACCATTACCCCTTGGCATACCTGGAGAATTGTGCATCGCTGGTGTGGGTTTAGCACGAGGGTATCTCAATCGTCCTGATTTAACCGCCGAAAAATTTATTGAAGTGGAATTATTCGGTAAAATTGAGCGAATTTACAAAACTGGCGACTTAGCAAGATGGGGGTTTGATGGAAACCTTGAATATCTCGGTCGCATTGACGATCAGATTAAATTACGGGGTTTTCGGATTGAACTCGGTGAAATTGAATCGATTTTGTTGCAACATTCATCAGTTAAAGAAGCAATTGTCACCTTATATAAAACTGAGAGTAACCAGAGTTTAATTGCTTATGTAACGGGAATTACCAATGATTTGTCTACACAATTAAAAAATCATCTTAAATCCCGTCTACCCGATTACATGATACCTACTCAGATCATTGTATTGGATGAGTTGCCTTTAACTCCCAATGGCAAAATCGACCGGAAAGCTTTACCTGCTCCAAATGGTGTAATTGAGGGCTTGTATGAATCCCCGCGCAACGAAGTTGAACAACAACTAATGCAAGTGTGGTGTGCTGTACTCGAACGTCAAGAGATTGGGATTCATGATAACTTTTTTGACTTGGGCGGTCATTCTTTATTAGCAATCAAACTGCTCAACAATATTCAACAGGTGTTTGAGCAACAGTTTTCTTTAAGTACTTTATTTCAGAATCCTACCATTTCTCAACTTGCAAAACAACTTTGTCATACTGAGGTTCAACAGTTAAATCCTGATTTACTTTCACTCCAACCTCAAGGAGATAAAACCCCTCTATTTTTTCTTCCTGGCGCAAACGGACACGGGTTCTATTTTCGAGATTTAGCAATTAATTTAGGAACTGAACGTCCAGTCTATGGACTGGAAACTCCAGGAAGAGACGAACTTAGCGCACTCCCTGAATCAGTAGCAGCTCATGCGAGTCAACTGATTGAGGCATTACATCAACAGCAAGATAAAGGCCCATACATACTAGCAGGATACTCTTCAGGTTGTGCCGTTGCTTTTGAAATAGCTTCTCAGCTAGAACAGCAAGGTGAAACGGTGAGTTTACTCGCTATTTTGGACGCTGGACTAGTTTCTAAACCAGAGTATTTTACTGATAGAGCAGAACTTGATTGGATCTGGCAATTGATTCGACGAATTGAAGTCTTAAAAGGAGTTTCTTTAGAACTGCAATACAACGATTTAGCCGCTCAACCCAATGACCAAACTAGGTGGGAACTGGCGGCAGAGTATTTGTACCGAAATAATGTTTTACCGGAACACTCCACCCTTTCTTTACTCAAAACCAATATGAAAGTAATGAAAGTGCTAACGCTAAATTACGCGAATTATCAGCCTAATCATCCAATTTCTGCCCCCATTTGTTTATTCCGCGCTCAAGAAAATCATGAAATTGTTTTACAAGAACTCCAAGCTTTTTCTGATTACGATTTACCAGATTGGGGATGGCAGACCCATACTAAAAATCCTGTCAAGGTGATTTCTGTACCTGGAAACCACGGACGAATGCTTTATGAACCCAATGTCAAACTATTAGCCACACAATTACAGAGGGTGATCCTAGAGGAAGCAGAGCAGAAATGA